One part of the Deinococcus aquaedulcis genome encodes these proteins:
- a CDS encoding polyprenyl synthetase family protein, which yields MRPELLSRVLSLLPQSAQRPELQGYHDMLRDYPQRGGKGLRSELLLLSARAHGLQVGGPGWEGALWLAAALELFQNWVLIHDDIEDDSEDRRGRPALHRLHGVPLAINAGDGLHAYMWAAVHRAGVPGGMDAFLQMIHRTAEGQHLDLCWVERREWALREADYLEMVRLKTAYYTVVVPLQLGALAAGQVPHPGFEAAGLALGTAFQIRDDVLNLLGDPLKYGKEIGGDLLEGKRTLIVLHWLQSAPEQQREVFLAQMARPRPDKDPVTVAQLQAWLLESGSVTHAQAFAAQEAAAGLQLLQTALAAAPEATAAAELLHTVRDLATREA from the coding sequence ATGCGCCCCGAACTGCTGTCCCGCGTGCTGTCGCTGCTGCCCCAGTCTGCCCAGAGGCCCGAACTGCAGGGCTACCACGACATGCTGCGCGACTATCCGCAGCGGGGCGGCAAGGGCCTGCGCTCGGAGCTGCTGCTGCTCAGCGCCCGCGCCCACGGCCTGCAGGTCGGCGGGCCCGGCTGGGAAGGGGCGCTGTGGCTGGCCGCCGCCCTGGAACTGTTTCAGAACTGGGTACTGATCCACGACGACATCGAGGACGACAGCGAGGACCGCCGGGGCCGCCCCGCGCTGCACCGCCTGCACGGCGTGCCGCTGGCCATCAATGCGGGTGACGGCCTGCACGCCTACATGTGGGCGGCCGTGCACCGCGCCGGGGTACCGGGGGGCATGGACGCCTTCTTGCAAATGATTCACCGCACCGCCGAGGGCCAGCACCTGGACCTGTGCTGGGTGGAGCGCCGCGAGTGGGCGCTGCGCGAGGCCGATTACCTGGAGATGGTGCGCCTGAAAACCGCCTACTACACGGTGGTGGTGCCGCTGCAGCTGGGCGCGCTGGCCGCTGGGCAGGTGCCCCACCCCGGCTTTGAGGCGGCGGGCCTGGCTCTGGGCACCGCCTTTCAGATCCGCGACGACGTGCTGAACCTGCTGGGCGATCCCCTCAAGTACGGCAAGGAGATCGGCGGCGACCTCTTGGAAGGCAAGCGCACCCTGATCGTGCTGCACTGGCTGCAGAGTGCACCCGAGCAGCAGCGCGAGGTCTTCCTGGCCCAGATGGCCCGCCCACGCCCCGACAAGGACCCGGTCACCGTGGCTCAGCTGCAGGCATGGCTGCTGGAGAGCGGCAGTGTGACCCACGCCCAGGCCTTCGCCGCCCAGGAAGCCGCCGCCGGCCTGCAACTGCTGCAAACTGCCCTGGCCGCTGCCCCCGAGGCCACCGCCGCCGCCGAGCTGCTGCACACCGTGCGCGACCTCGCCACCCGCGAGGCGTGA
- a CDS encoding LysM peptidoglycan-binding domain-containing M23 family metallopeptidase: MIRRTALLAALLCVGGAAAYTVKPGDTLYSIARANGTTVEVLAHLNGLQGTALKVGQELKLPGAGTAATPAAPATPAPLPPEQLAPTPTGARIAGVNITVPASLRMGEAFVVRLSGARAGEATVRFPSEVGEDVRRPNEALKPTGAAGEYVVPGRVVLGKTTPVVYEVTLDGALVRGRIPVAGLDQPIQHLNLPPRISGVLQDPARKAEDALVEGAYARRTPQAWSRPFAPALRGMAPTSSSFGQPRTYVAGGAVAYHFGTDYPARSGTPVLAVNDGTVVVAGRYPVRGGLVVIDHGAGVTSLYFHQSKVSVKVGQKVARGDKIGEVGSTGLSAGPHLHLEIRVRGEGTNPASWMNRLWPR; this comes from the coding sequence ATGATCCGCCGCACTGCCCTGCTGGCCGCGCTCCTCTGTGTGGGGGGCGCGGCGGCCTATACCGTCAAGCCCGGCGACACGCTGTATTCCATTGCGCGCGCCAACGGCACCACCGTCGAGGTGCTCGCGCACCTGAACGGGCTGCAGGGCACCGCCCTGAAGGTGGGCCAGGAACTGAAGCTGCCAGGCGCGGGCACGGCGGCCACCCCGGCTGCGCCAGCCACGCCTGCGCCCCTCCCCCCGGAGCAACTGGCCCCCACCCCCACCGGCGCGCGCATTGCGGGCGTGAACATCACCGTGCCCGCCAGCCTGCGCATGGGCGAGGCCTTTGTGGTGCGCCTCAGCGGCGCGCGGGCGGGCGAGGCCACCGTGCGCTTTCCCAGTGAGGTGGGCGAGGATGTGCGCCGCCCCAACGAGGCCCTGAAACCCACAGGCGCGGCGGGCGAATACGTGGTTCCTGGGCGCGTGGTGCTGGGCAAGACCACCCCGGTGGTCTATGAGGTCACGCTGGACGGCGCGCTCGTGCGCGGGCGCATTCCGGTGGCCGGGCTGGACCAGCCCATCCAGCACCTGAACCTGCCCCCCCGCATTAGCGGCGTGCTGCAGGACCCCGCCCGCAAGGCTGAAGACGCCCTGGTGGAAGGGGCGTACGCGCGGCGCACCCCGCAGGCCTGGAGCCGCCCCTTTGCCCCGGCCCTCAGGGGCATGGCCCCCACCAGCAGTTCGTTCGGGCAGCCGCGCACCTACGTGGCGGGCGGCGCGGTGGCCTACCACTTTGGCACCGACTACCCCGCCCGCAGCGGCACCCCCGTCCTGGCCGTGAACGACGGCACCGTGGTGGTGGCCGGGCGCTACCCCGTGCGCGGCGGCCTCGTGGTGATTGACCACGGCGCGGGGGTCACCAGCCTGTATTTCCACCAGAGCAAGGTGAGCGTGAAGGTGGGTCAGAAGGTGGCGCGCGGCGACAAGATCGGCGAGGTGGGCAGCACGGGCCTGAGTGCCGGCCCCCACCTGCACCTGGAAATCCGCGTGCGGGGCGAAGGCACCAACCCCGCGAGCTGGATGAACCGCCTGTGGCCGCGCTGA
- a CDS encoding amidase, translating to MSAPPLPDPQRAWAYRPASPLSGAAQGPLAGLTFSVKDLFGVPGWPLQASTRAPVPDPGPSPLVARLLALGASATGKTHLHEIALGITGHNGHGGTEHPFWPGHMPGGSSSGAAVSVALEQVDFALGTDTGGSIRIPAAWCGVAGFKPTKDHPAWPTQGILPLSPSCDHAGPLARDVQTIARVHGALTGQPVQPAPWGGVRVGLWLPSGWVTPEVEAATHAVAAQVQALGATVEPVTFPEVLDAYSPTVLGEAAAVHRAALAQADPPFLPFTLAALQQGAALTEAEREAAQARRAAYRADLDALFARAQVLLAPTVPCPPPLIGQEELELPGGAVPLRRAVLRLTAPFSLLGVPVVAWPSPTPFVGVQLVGRAGQDDRLLGLALGLEGAQ from the coding sequence GTGAGTGCTCCCCCCCTCCCCGACCCGCAGCGCGCCTGGGCCTACCGCCCGGCCTCTCCCCTCTCCGGGGCGGCCCAGGGCCCCCTGGCGGGGCTGACCTTCAGCGTGAAAGACCTGTTTGGCGTGCCCGGCTGGCCGCTGCAGGCCAGCACCCGCGCCCCCGTGCCCGACCCCGGGCCCAGCCCCCTGGTGGCCCGTCTGCTGGCCCTGGGCGCCAGCGCCACTGGCAAGACCCACCTGCATGAAATTGCGCTGGGGATCACCGGCCACAACGGACACGGGGGCACCGAGCATCCCTTCTGGCCCGGCCATATGCCGGGGGGCAGCAGCAGCGGCGCGGCCGTCAGCGTGGCGCTGGAACAGGTGGATTTTGCCCTGGGTACCGATACAGGCGGCAGCATCCGCATTCCGGCGGCGTGGTGCGGGGTCGCCGGCTTCAAACCCACCAAGGATCATCCGGCGTGGCCCACGCAGGGCATCTTGCCCCTTTCGCCCAGCTGCGATCATGCAGGCCCGCTGGCGCGCGACGTGCAGACCATCGCCCGGGTGCACGGCGCCCTGACCGGCCAGCCCGTCCAGCCGGCGCCGTGGGGCGGGGTACGGGTGGGTCTGTGGCTCCCCAGCGGCTGGGTAACCCCGGAGGTGGAGGCCGCCACGCACGCCGTGGCCGCGCAGGTGCAGGCCCTGGGGGCCACGGTCGAGCCCGTCACTTTCCCCGAGGTGCTGGACGCCTACTCCCCCACCGTGCTGGGTGAGGCGGCGGCGGTACACCGGGCTGCACTGGCCCAGGCCGACCCGCCTTTCCTGCCCTTCACCCTGGCCGCCCTGCAGCAGGGCGCGGCCCTGACCGAAGCCGAGCGCGAGGCCGCCCAGGCCCGCCGCGCGGCCTACCGCGCCGACCTGGACGCCCTGTTCGCCCGCGCCCAGGTGCTGCTGGCCCCCACCGTGCCCTGCCCGCCGCCTCTGATCGGCCAGGAGGAACTGGAACTGCCCGGCGGGGCTGTGCCGCTGCGCCGCGCTGTGCTGAGGCTGACCGCGCCTTTCAGCCTCCTGGGGGTGCCCGTGGTGGCGTGGCCTTCGCCTACCCCTTTTGTGGGCGTGCAACTGGTGGGCCGCGCAGGGCAGGACGACCGCCTGCTGGGGCTGGCGCTGGGGCTGGAGGGTGCGCAGTGA
- the miaB gene encoding tRNA (N6-isopentenyl adenosine(37)-C2)-methylthiotransferase MiaB — MKAHLITYGCQMNEYDTHLVQSQLVSFGADIVDTVDEADFVLINTCAVRGKPVEKVRSVLGTLRKTKAQRPLVVGMMGCLAQLDEGQQMARKFGVDVLLGPGSLLDIGKALEGNERFWGLAFKDELHDHIPPPPTGKLQAHLTIMRGCDHHCTYCIVPTTRGPQVSRHPDDILRELDTLLAAGVQEVTLLGQNVNAYGVDGGARLGGYPSFAGLLRLVGQSGVRRVKFTTSHPMNFTEDVAAAMAETPAICEFVHLPVQSGSNRVLRRMAREYTREKYLSHIAEIRRHLPGAVLATDIIVGFPGETEEDFQETLSLYDEVGYDSAYMFAYSARPGTPSYKHFEDLPREVKTERLSRLIARQKEWSARKNAEKVGTTQEVLLRGDAHDPAFLEGHTRGNHPTVVPKALGADRAGIYAVRIEHATPHMMYGKILDAQGHELPELPRLDPASAALSAPLAMA; from the coding sequence ATCAAGGCGCATCTCATTACATACGGCTGTCAAATGAACGAGTACGACACGCACCTCGTTCAGTCTCAACTGGTCAGCTTCGGGGCCGACATCGTGGATACGGTGGACGAGGCCGATTTCGTGCTGATCAACACCTGCGCGGTGCGGGGCAAACCTGTGGAAAAGGTCCGCAGCGTGCTGGGCACCCTGCGCAAGACCAAGGCGCAGCGGCCCCTGGTGGTGGGCATGATGGGCTGCCTCGCGCAGCTGGACGAAGGCCAGCAAATGGCCCGCAAATTCGGCGTGGATGTGCTGCTGGGGCCCGGCAGCCTGCTGGATATTGGCAAGGCGCTGGAAGGCAACGAGCGCTTCTGGGGCCTGGCCTTCAAGGACGAGCTGCACGACCACATTCCCCCGCCGCCCACCGGCAAACTGCAGGCGCACCTGACGATCATGCGGGGCTGCGACCACCACTGTACCTACTGCATCGTGCCCACCACGCGCGGCCCGCAGGTGAGCCGCCACCCGGACGACATCCTGCGCGAACTGGACACGCTGCTGGCGGCGGGTGTGCAGGAAGTGACGCTGCTGGGCCAGAACGTGAACGCCTACGGCGTGGACGGCGGCGCGCGCCTGGGCGGCTACCCCAGCTTTGCAGGGTTGCTGCGCCTGGTGGGCCAGAGCGGCGTGCGGCGCGTGAAGTTCACCACCAGCCACCCCATGAATTTCACCGAGGACGTGGCCGCTGCGATGGCTGAAACCCCCGCCATCTGCGAGTTCGTGCACCTGCCCGTGCAGAGCGGCAGCAACCGCGTACTGCGCCGCATGGCCCGCGAGTACACCCGCGAGAAGTACCTCTCGCACATTGCCGAGATCCGCAGGCACCTGCCCGGCGCCGTGCTGGCCACCGATATCATCGTGGGCTTTCCCGGCGAGACCGAGGAGGACTTTCAGGAGACCCTCAGCCTGTACGACGAGGTGGGCTACGACAGCGCCTACATGTTCGCGTACAGCGCCCGCCCCGGCACGCCCAGCTACAAGCACTTTGAAGACCTGCCCCGCGAGGTCAAGACCGAGCGCCTCAGCCGCCTGATCGCCCGGCAGAAAGAGTGGAGCGCGCGCAAGAACGCCGAGAAAGTGGGCACCACTCAGGAAGTCCTGCTGCGCGGCGACGCCCACGACCCCGCTTTTCTGGAAGGGCACACGCGCGGCAACCACCCCACCGTGGTGCCCAAGGCTCTGGGGGCAGACCGCGCCGGCATTTACGCCGTGCGCATTGAGCACGCCACCCCGCACATGATGTACGGCAAGATTCTGGACGCCCAGGGCCACGAGCTGCCCGAATTGCCGCGCCTGGACCCGGCCTCGGCAGCGTTGAGTGCACCGCTGGCCATGGCCTAA
- a CDS encoding N-formylglutamate amidohydrolase — protein sequence MAPLRDLLIVTPHSSGQLPADVLWGMLGEAMFDTPAREALLRRVFLDGDPYTELLYHVPGARHVQAPWSRFAADLNRERGDRADNGVLKLTGFDRDTLYPPGFMLGEEAREDRLRRLWDPFDALLSTEAPRSRLMIVGHAMAPHGPALGHDTGKPRPAVCLMPGTAQAPTFPVALWPALQQAAEQAFAPAIAHSPDPRVTVGEPWSTDTLSRVHGARAGIPAFGIEFNTALYLQGGQPQDEQLRALNRGFIAFAGAALALLA from the coding sequence ATGGCCCCGCTCCGCGACCTGTTGATCGTCACGCCCCACTCTTCCGGGCAGCTGCCGGCGGACGTGCTGTGGGGCATGCTGGGCGAGGCGATGTTCGACACGCCTGCGCGCGAGGCCCTGCTGCGGCGCGTGTTTCTGGACGGCGACCCCTACACCGAGCTGCTGTATCACGTGCCCGGCGCCCGCCACGTGCAGGCGCCCTGGAGCCGATTTGCCGCCGACCTCAACCGCGAGCGCGGTGACCGGGCCGACAATGGGGTGTTGAAACTCACGGGGTTTGACCGAGACACGCTGTATCCCCCCGGCTTCATGCTGGGCGAGGAGGCCCGCGAGGATCGCCTGCGCCGCCTGTGGGACCCGTTCGACGCGCTGCTGTCGACCGAAGCGCCACGCAGCCGCCTGATGATCGTGGGACACGCGATGGCGCCGCATGGCCCCGCCCTGGGCCACGACACCGGAAAGCCGCGCCCAGCCGTCTGCTTAATGCCGGGCACTGCCCAGGCCCCCACCTTTCCGGTGGCCCTGTGGCCTGCGCTGCAGCAGGCTGCCGAGCAGGCGTTTGCCCCGGCCATCGCCCACAGCCCCGATCCCCGGGTGACCGTAGGCGAACCCTGGAGCACCGATACCCTCAGCCGCGTGCACGGGGCGCGCGCCGGGATTCCAGCGTTCGGCATCGAGTTCAATACCGCGCTGTACCTGCAGGGTGGGCAGCCCCAGGATGAGCAGTTGCGTGCCCTGAACCGGGGCTTTATCGCCTTTGCCGGGGCGGCGCTGGCGCTGCTGGCCTAA
- a CDS encoding outer membrane lipoprotein carrier protein LolA, translating to MTRRLTLTLLAALLPVAGAQTAQDILAKVDAAQKAAKDVSFRLSGTAALDSSTQKIDMTIKAIPAQSVARVQFAAPDALADNVVVADKNEVRQYLYLTNQITVTSTKKAADAAGFGFDFTQLSNTATLLSGYNVKLLGTSGAAGARQYQLEATAKSGGGDRTRVWITEAGWRPTRIQVLSSAGKTVADLNVSNYRVNSGLTPAALRALPKDAQIIRQ from the coding sequence ATGACCCGACGCCTGACCCTGACCCTGCTGGCCGCCCTGCTGCCGGTGGCTGGTGCCCAGACCGCCCAGGACATTCTCGCCAAGGTGGACGCCGCCCAGAAGGCTGCCAAGGACGTGTCCTTCCGCCTCAGCGGCACCGCCGCCCTGGACAGCAGCACCCAGAAAATCGACATGACCATCAAGGCCATCCCCGCCCAGAGCGTGGCCCGCGTGCAGTTCGCCGCCCCCGACGCCCTGGCCGACAACGTGGTGGTGGCCGACAAGAACGAAGTGCGGCAGTACCTGTACCTCACCAACCAGATCACCGTGACCAGCACCAAAAAGGCCGCCGACGCCGCTGGTTTCGGCTTCGACTTCACCCAGCTGAGCAACACGGCGACCCTGCTCAGCGGCTACAACGTCAAGCTGCTGGGGACCAGCGGCGCGGCGGGCGCGCGCCAGTACCAGCTGGAAGCCACGGCCAAGAGCGGCGGCGGCGACCGCACCCGCGTGTGGATCACCGAAGCGGGCTGGCGCCCCACCCGCATTCAGGTGCTCAGCAGCGCGGGCAAGACCGTGGCCGACCTGAACGTGTCCAACTACCGCGTGAACAGCGGCCTGACCCCCGCCGCCCTGCGCGCCCTGCCCAAGGACGCCCAGATTATTCGCCAGTAA
- the dtd gene encoding D-aminoacyl-tRNA deacylase: MRAVLQRVTQARCTVAGQVTGETGPGLVLLLGVAPGDTEQTAQVLAAKIAKLRIFGDEAGKMNRSVQDIGGGILSISQFTLYADTRSGNRPSFTGAAPPEQARALYAVFNAALRDLGLPVGEGVFGAHMVIDLTNDGPVTLTLDVA; encoded by the coding sequence GTGCGCGCTGTGCTTCAGCGGGTCACGCAGGCCCGCTGCACCGTGGCGGGGCAGGTGACCGGCGAGACCGGGCCAGGACTGGTCCTGCTGCTGGGCGTGGCCCCCGGCGATACCGAGCAGACCGCCCAGGTGCTCGCCGCCAAAATCGCCAAATTGCGTATTTTTGGCGACGAGGCCGGCAAGATGAACCGCAGCGTGCAGGACATTGGCGGCGGTATCCTCAGCATCAGCCAGTTCACGCTGTACGCCGATACCCGCAGCGGCAACCGCCCCAGCTTTACCGGCGCGGCCCCGCCCGAGCAGGCCCGCGCCCTGTACGCGGTGTTTAACGCGGCGCTGCGTGACCTGGGCCTGCCCGTGGGTGAAGGGGTCTTCGGCGCCCACATGGTCATTGACCTGACCAACGATGGCCCCGTGACCCTCACCCTGGACGTGGCGTAA
- a CDS encoding C40 family peptidase — MKLSRAFLTVLALSSTASAATYTVKPGDTLYSIAKATGVDAPTLMKLNRLGSTTIQVGQKLSTGGSAGAAARPAPAAPAAPVARTAGGAYVRAAASNFLGIRYVLGGTGRGGIDCSGFTMNVFRQLGISLPRTAAAQWRVGSAVSRRDLRAGDLVFFNTLGRTASHVGIYLGDGLMANANSYQGRTVIEPLFGNAYWATRYDGARRVLN; from the coding sequence ATGAAACTCTCTCGTGCCTTCCTAACTGTCCTGGCTCTTTCGAGCACCGCCAGCGCCGCCACCTACACCGTGAAGCCTGGAGACACCCTGTACTCCATCGCCAAGGCCACGGGCGTGGACGCCCCCACCCTGATGAAGCTCAACCGCTTAGGCAGCACCACCATTCAGGTGGGCCAGAAGCTCAGCACCGGCGGCAGCGCTGGGGCGGCCGCCCGCCCGGCGCCCGCCGCCCCGGCGGCCCCGGTGGCGCGCACGGCCGGCGGCGCCTACGTTCGCGCGGCAGCCAGCAACTTCCTGGGCATTCGGTACGTGCTGGGCGGCACCGGGCGCGGCGGCATTGACTGCAGCGGCTTTACCATGAACGTGTTCCGCCAGCTGGGCATCAGCCTGCCCCGCACCGCCGCCGCGCAGTGGCGCGTGGGCAGCGCCGTGAGCCGCCGCGACCTGCGCGCAGGCGATCTGGTGTTCTTCAACACCCTGGGCCGCACCGCCAGCCACGTGGGCATCTACCTGGGCGACGGCCTGATGGCCAACGCCAACAGCTACCAGGGCCGCACCGTCATTGAGCCCCTGTTCGGCAACGCCTACTGGGCCACCCGCTACGACGGCGCCCGCCGCGTCCTGAACTAA
- a CDS encoding amidohydrolase family protein yields MTAPAAFTPRLLVCDVLYTGMGGAQAPGAVVVVGGTVAATGHPDTLRAAYPHAQEECVGGVIAPPPVNAHTHLDMSAYAFQALPYFRWLPEVVIAQRERRGVDGALAGAETLVAQGVGGVGDIVNIPAVMDALLAREDLRGVLYFEVLGPIPAQAEERFAAMRALVDGWRRHPRAGELRVGLTPHTPFTVSHRLMRLVTEYAAGEGLPLQIHVAEHPSEVELFATGGGPLWDNRMPALYTATFAEVIGRAPEPDLTPVRYLDELGVLAARPTLVHMVNVTADDIARVARAGCAVVTCPRSNQHLDCGVFPWTAFAAAGVEVALGTDSVASGETLDVRDEVAFARRLYPELDPRLIVRAAVKGGHRVLGTRAPLIRRGEGWQEAFIWSAAKETRR; encoded by the coding sequence ATGACTGCGCCTGCCGCCTTTACCCCCCGCCTGCTCGTGTGCGACGTGCTGTACACCGGCATGGGGGGCGCGCAGGCGCCGGGCGCTGTGGTGGTGGTGGGCGGCACGGTGGCCGCCACCGGGCACCCGGACACCCTGCGCGCCGCCTATCCCCACGCACAAGAGGAGTGCGTGGGCGGCGTGATTGCCCCGCCCCCGGTGAACGCCCACACCCACCTGGACATGAGTGCCTATGCGTTTCAGGCCCTGCCGTATTTCCGCTGGTTGCCCGAGGTGGTCATTGCCCAGCGTGAGCGCCGGGGTGTGGACGGCGCCCTGGCCGGAGCCGAGACCCTGGTCGCGCAGGGGGTAGGCGGCGTGGGCGACATTGTGAATATTCCGGCCGTCATGGACGCCCTACTGGCCCGTGAGGACCTGCGCGGCGTGCTGTACTTCGAGGTGCTGGGGCCCATTCCGGCGCAGGCCGAGGAGCGCTTTGCCGCCATGCGCGCCCTGGTGGACGGCTGGCGGCGCCACCCCCGGGCAGGTGAACTGCGCGTGGGCCTCACCCCGCACACGCCCTTTACCGTCAGTCACCGCCTGATGCGCCTGGTAACCGAGTACGCGGCGGGCGAGGGCCTGCCCCTGCAGATTCATGTGGCAGAGCACCCCAGCGAGGTGGAGCTGTTCGCCACGGGCGGGGGTCCGCTGTGGGACAACCGGATGCCCGCGCTGTACACCGCCACCTTTGCCGAGGTGATTGGCCGCGCGCCCGAGCCTGACCTGACCCCGGTGCGCTACCTGGACGAACTGGGCGTGCTGGCCGCCCGGCCCACCCTGGTGCATATGGTGAACGTGACCGCAGACGACATCGCCCGGGTGGCGCGCGCGGGCTGCGCGGTGGTGACCTGCCCGCGCTCCAACCAGCACCTGGACTGCGGCGTCTTTCCCTGGACCGCCTTTGCAGCGGCCGGAGTGGAGGTGGCCCTGGGCACCGATTCCGTGGCCAGCGGCGAAACGCTGGACGTGCGCGACGAGGTGGCTTTCGCCCGGCGCCTCTATCCGGAACTGGACCCCCGCCTGATCGTGCGCGCGGCCGTCAAGGGTGGTCACCGCGTGCTGGGGACCCGCGCGCCCCTGATCCGCCGGGGCGAGGGTTGGCAGGAGGCGTTCATCTGGTCAGCAGCCAAGGAAACCCGCCGCTGA
- a CDS encoding LEA type 2 family protein — MPGRRLLPVTFAAVLCGALSACAPLQQVFQVPQVAVEDIRLTRLTLPGGLGAAPVADLSVTLRVTNPNPLPLRLANLGGALVIDGFEVGQVSFPNVALPARGEALQPAELSIPVSLNTAASFLKVARGQLVTYRLDGQFSADLGPLGLQAFGPFTLAQGQWKQPAILPF; from the coding sequence ATGCCCGGACGCCGCCTTCTGCCCGTGACCTTCGCCGCTGTGCTGTGTGGGGCGCTGAGCGCCTGCGCGCCGCTGCAACAGGTGTTTCAGGTGCCGCAGGTGGCCGTGGAGGACATCCGTCTGACCCGCCTGACCCTGCCCGGCGGCCTGGGCGCCGCCCCTGTGGCCGACCTGAGCGTCACCCTGCGCGTGACCAACCCCAATCCCCTGCCGCTGCGGCTGGCGAACCTGGGCGGCGCGCTGGTGATTGACGGGTTCGAGGTGGGGCAGGTGAGCTTTCCCAACGTGGCGCTTCCGGCACGCGGCGAGGCCCTGCAGCCCGCCGAACTCTCCATTCCGGTGTCGCTAAACACGGCGGCCTCGTTCCTGAAGGTGGCGCGCGGCCAGCTGGTCACCTACCGCCTGGACGGCCAATTCAGCGCCGACCTGGGCCCGCTGGGGCTGCAGGCCTTTGGCCCGTTCACGCTGGCGCAAGGGCAATGGAAGCAGCCGGCCATCTTGCCGTTCTGA
- a CDS encoding DUF1844 domain-containing protein, translated as MPHPDFVGLVNTLQATAEAALGDLNAATASAARDGLLDERRARQTAERSLKLLTMLAEKTRGNLDFTEAELLSDAITSLHARLQAPGGQG; from the coding sequence ATGCCCCACCCGGATTTTGTTGGACTGGTGAACACCCTGCAGGCCACCGCCGAGGCCGCGCTGGGCGACCTGAACGCGGCGACGGCCAGCGCCGCCCGCGACGGCCTGCTGGACGAGCGCCGCGCCCGCCAGACCGCCGAACGCAGCCTGAAGCTACTGACCATGCTGGCCGAGAAAACCCGGGGCAACCTGGATTTCACCGAAGCCGAACTGCTCAGCGACGCCATCACCAGCCTACACGCCCGCCTGCAGGCGCCCGGCGGCCAGGGCTAG
- a CDS encoding alpha/beta fold hydrolase has protein sequence MAPPLLRSLWALLVLALLGALGLAAAQAAPTASLRPALSGEQRTLSLPGFGAVAYTADPRGSGRPLVLLHSVNAAASAYEMKPLWDAYAGSRPLYALEWPGFGRSARPDVPYTPALMVSALRALLDTLGTEVDVVALSLGSEFAARAALADPRIRRLALISPTGLGRARGEPNPNTGRALRAVSGPLYSALRTRPSIEYFLSRSFRGPVDDGLLAYALETSRQPGAVYAPLAFLSGVLFTPDAYGELYARLSGPLLVLYDQDAFTSFERLPELLGRPGVQAVRIEGTDGLPQFDRPGEVKAALDRFWNEAETR, from the coding sequence ATGGCGCCCCCTCTGCTGCGTTCCCTCTGGGCCCTGCTGGTGCTGGCGCTGCTGGGCGCACTGGGGCTGGCGGCGGCGCAGGCGGCGCCCACGGCCTCGCTGCGCCCCGCCCTGAGCGGCGAACAGCGCACGCTGAGCCTGCCGGGCTTCGGAGCGGTGGCCTACACGGCCGATCCCCGGGGCAGCGGGCGCCCGCTGGTGCTGCTGCACAGCGTGAATGCCGCCGCCAGCGCCTACGAGATGAAGCCGCTGTGGGACGCCTATGCCGGCAGCCGCCCGCTGTACGCCCTGGAGTGGCCCGGGTTTGGCCGCAGTGCCCGCCCCGACGTGCCCTACACCCCGGCCCTGATGGTCTCGGCCCTCCGGGCCCTGCTGGACACCCTGGGCACCGAGGTGGACGTGGTGGCCCTGAGCCTGGGTAGTGAATTTGCCGCCCGCGCCGCCCTGGCCGACCCGCGCATCCGCCGCCTCGCCCTGATCAGCCCCACGGGCCTGGGCCGGGCGCGGGGCGAACCCAACCCGAACACGGGCCGGGCCCTGCGCGCGGTGTCGGGGCCGCTGTACAGCGCCCTGCGCACCCGCCCCAGCATCGAATACTTCCTGAGCCGCTCGTTCCGGGGGCCCGTGGATGACGGCCTGCTGGCCTACGCCCTGGAGACCTCGCGCCAGCCGGGGGCCGTGTACGCTCCGCTGGCGTTTCTGAGCGGCGTACTGTTCACGCCCGACGCCTACGGCGAGCTGTACGCCCGACTGAGCGGGCCGCTGCTGGTGCTGTACGACCAGGACGCGTTCACGTCTTTCGAGCGCCTGCCTGAACTGCTGGGGCGTCCGGGGGTGCAGGCCGTGCGCATTGAGGGCACCGACGGCCTGCCCCAGTTTGACCGCCCGGGCGAGGTGAAAGCGGCCCTGGACCGCTTCTGGAACGAGGCAGAGACCCGGTAA